The following are encoded in a window of Halosimplex halophilum genomic DNA:
- a CDS encoding phosphoenolpyruvate hydrolase family protein, which produces MEFTREETLDRLERTVADGDPVIGAGAGTGISAKFAERGGVDLLIIYNSGRYRMNGRGSLAGLLPYGDANEIVVEMGHEVLPVVEDTPVLAGVNGTDPFRQMDVFIEDLRRRGFSGVQNFPTVGLIDEDSGFRQNLEETGMGYDKEIEMISEAADQGMLTCPYVFSEEQARRMTEAGADVIVSHMGLTTSGDIGAETALDLDEAAERVQAHHDAAKEVDEDVMVICHGGPIAWPDDAEYVLHNTEGVVGFFGASSIERLPTEGAIQEQAREFKDIEF; this is translated from the coding sequence ATGGAGTTCACACGCGAGGAAACACTCGATCGACTCGAACGGACAGTCGCGGACGGGGACCCGGTCATCGGGGCCGGCGCCGGCACGGGGATCTCGGCGAAGTTCGCCGAGCGCGGCGGGGTCGACCTGCTGATAATCTACAACTCCGGCCGCTACCGGATGAACGGTCGGGGGTCGCTCGCGGGGCTGCTCCCCTACGGCGACGCCAACGAGATCGTGGTCGAGATGGGCCACGAGGTGCTGCCGGTGGTCGAGGACACGCCGGTCCTCGCGGGGGTCAACGGGACCGACCCGTTCCGGCAGATGGACGTGTTCATCGAGGACCTCAGGCGCCGCGGGTTCTCGGGCGTCCAGAACTTCCCGACGGTCGGACTCATCGACGAGGACAGCGGGTTCCGGCAGAACCTGGAGGAGACCGGGATGGGCTACGACAAGGAGATCGAGATGATCAGCGAGGCGGCCGACCAGGGGATGCTCACCTGCCCGTACGTGTTCAGCGAGGAGCAGGCGCGGCGGATGACCGAGGCGGGCGCCGACGTGATCGTCTCGCACATGGGGCTGACGACCTCGGGGGACATCGGCGCGGAGACGGCGCTGGACCTCGACGAGGCGGCCGAGCGGGTGCAGGCCCACCACGACGCCGCGAAGGAGGTCGACGAGGACGTCATGGTGATCTGCCACGGCGGGCCGATCGCCTGGCCGGACGACGCCGAGTACGTCCTGCACAACACCGAGGGCGTCGTCGGCTTCTTCGGCGCCTCCAGCATCGAGCGCCTCCCGACCGAGGGGGCCATCCAGGAACAGGCCCGCGAGTTCAAGGACATCGAATTCTGA
- a CDS encoding Tm-1-like ATP-binding domain-containing protein translates to MSVVIVGTLDTKAEEIGFARDVIAAQGVDVHVVDVGVMGEPGFDPDTAAGEVAEAAGTTLESLREEGERGEAMEAMGEGAAAIAQRLHEEGTLKGVLGLGGSGNTSIATTAMRALPVGVPKLMVSTMASGDTEPYVGAKDVTMMYSVADIEGLNRLSRRVIANAALAMVGMVTNDADVDVDERPTVALTMFGVTTPCVQTAREWLEERGYETIVFHATGTGGRAMEALIRQGVVDGVLDVTTTEWADELVGGVLAAGEDRLDAAAETGVPQVVSVGALDMVNFGPRDSVPEEFEGRQFHIHNPQVTLMRTTPEENAQLGEIVAGKLNDATGPTALALPLGGVSMLDTEGEDFHDPDADAALFDALRDNLDDDVELIEYDGNINDDAFAERIAATLDEYMREAGVGPSE, encoded by the coding sequence ATGAGCGTCGTCATCGTCGGGACGCTGGACACGAAAGCGGAAGAGATCGGCTTCGCCAGAGACGTGATCGCCGCGCAGGGCGTCGACGTCCACGTCGTCGACGTCGGCGTGATGGGCGAACCGGGCTTCGACCCGGACACCGCCGCGGGCGAGGTGGCCGAGGCGGCGGGCACGACGCTCGAATCCCTGCGCGAGGAGGGCGAGCGCGGCGAAGCGATGGAAGCGATGGGCGAGGGGGCGGCCGCAATCGCACAGCGACTGCACGAGGAGGGAACCCTCAAGGGCGTGCTCGGACTCGGCGGGTCGGGCAACACCTCTATCGCGACGACGGCGATGCGCGCCCTGCCAGTGGGGGTTCCGAAGCTCATGGTGTCGACGATGGCCTCGGGCGACACCGAGCCCTACGTCGGCGCGAAAGACGTGACGATGATGTACTCCGTCGCGGACATCGAGGGGCTCAATCGACTCTCGCGGCGAGTGATCGCCAACGCCGCGCTGGCGATGGTCGGTATGGTGACCAACGACGCCGACGTGGACGTGGACGAGCGGCCGACGGTCGCGCTCACGATGTTCGGCGTGACGACGCCCTGCGTCCAGACCGCCCGAGAGTGGCTCGAAGAGCGGGGCTACGAGACGATCGTCTTCCACGCGACGGGGACCGGCGGCCGCGCGATGGAGGCGTTGATCCGACAGGGCGTCGTCGACGGCGTCCTCGACGTCACGACGACGGAGTGGGCGGACGAACTCGTCGGGGGCGTCCTCGCCGCCGGCGAGGACCGCCTCGACGCCGCCGCCGAGACGGGAGTCCCGCAGGTCGTCTCGGTCGGCGCGCTCGACATGGTGAACTTCGGCCCGCGGGACTCAGTCCCGGAGGAGTTCGAGGGGCGGCAGTTCCATATCCACAACCCGCAGGTGACGCTGATGCGGACGACGCCCGAGGAGAACGCGCAACTCGGTGAAATCGTCGCCGGGAAGCTGAACGACGCGACCGGGCCGACGGCGCTGGCGCTCCCGCTGGGCGGCGTGTCGATGCTCGACACCGAGGGCGAGGACTTCCACGACCCCGACGCCGACGCGGCGCTGTTCGACGCGCTCCGGGACAACCTAGACGACGATGTCGAACTGATCGAGTACGACGGGAACATCAACGACGACGCGTTCGCCGAGCGGATCGCGGCGACGCTCGACGAGTACATGCGCGAGGCGGGCGTCGGCCCGTCCGAGTGA